In the Gossypium arboreum isolate Shixiya-1 chromosome 10, ASM2569848v2, whole genome shotgun sequence genome, one interval contains:
- the LOC108465222 gene encoding uncharacterized protein LOC108465222, giving the protein MSNLTKLEFVALDITGNNYLSWVLDAEIHLDAKGLGETIKEGNEESTQDKAKAMIFLRHHLHEGLKTEYLTVKDPQILWANLKERYDHQKTVILPKARYEWLNLRLQDFKFASDYNSAMFRITLQLNLCGEKITDAEMLEKTYSTFHANNVVLQTQYREKGFQKYSELISCLLVAEQNNELLMKNHELRPTGSAPFPEANVSLHNGQELKETHHANSSVRGGGHGRGRGHGRGHRYGYGRGGRFKNSHSYQKWDRKNGNREEKEKGENVTNVCYRCGGKDIGLMCVAHKSI; this is encoded by the coding sequence ATGTCAAATCTTACAAAACTCGAATTTGTGGCTCTGGACATCACTGGAAATAACTATTTATCATGGGTACTAGATGCTGAAATTCACTTAGACGCAAAGGGTCTTGGTGAGACTATTAAGGAGGGAAATGAAGAAAGTACACAAGATAAGGCCAAGGCCATGATTTTCCTTCGTCATCACCTCCATGAAGGTCTAAAGACCGAATATTTAACTGTTAAGGACCCTCAAATTCTTTGGGCCAATCTAAAGGAAAGATATGACCACCAGAAAACTGTGATTTTGCCTAAAGCTCGTTATGAGTGGCTGAATTTAAGATTGCAAGACTTTAAGTTTGCTAGTGATTATAACTCGGCCATGTTCAGAATCACTTTACAATTGAATTTATGTGGAGAGAAGATTACTGATGCAGAAATGTTAGAAAAAACATACTCAACTTTCCATGCAAATAATGTTGTACTGCAGACACAATATCGTGAAAAAGGCTTCCAAAAATATTCTGAATTAATTTCTTGTCTCCTAGTGGCGGAGCAAAACAATGAGCTGCTAATGAAAAACCATGAATTACGCCCAACTGGCTCTGCTCCATTCCCTGAAGCGAATGTGAGTTTACACAATGGGCAAGAATTAAAAGAAACACACCATGCAAATAGTAGTGTGCGTGGTGGTGGTCATGGTCGTGGCCGAGGGCATGGCCGCGGACATAGATATGGATATGGTCGAGGTGGTCGTTttaaaaattcacattcctaccaGAAGTGGGATCGGAAAAATGGTAACagggaagagaaagaaaaaggtgaAAATGTGACTAATGTATGCTATCGTTGTGGAGGAAAGGACATTGGTCTCATGTGTGTTGCACACAAAAGCATCTAG
- the LOC108465223 gene encoding probable sucrose-phosphate synthase 3 isoform X3, with the protein MELGRDSDTGGQVKYVVELSRALAKMPGVYRVDLFTRQVLSPEVDWSYGEPTEMLTTASEDADGNDVGESSGAYIIRIPFGPRDKYLHKELLWPYIQEFVDGALAHILNMSKVLGEQVGGGQPVWPYVIHGHYADAGDSAALLSGALNVPMVLTGHSLGRNKLEQLLKQGRQSKEDINSMYKIMRRIEAEELSLDVAELVITSTQQEIEEQWGLYDGFDVKLEKILRARARRGVNCHGRYMPRMVVIPPGMDFSSVVVQEDASEVDGELPTVIGGTDGSSPKAIPTIWSEVMRFLTNPHKPMILALSRPDPKKNITTLLKAFGECRPLRELANLTLIMGNRDDIDEMTGGNASVLITVLKLIDKYDLYGLVAYPKHHKQTDVPDIYRLAAKTKGVFINPALVEPFGLTLIEAAAHGLPMVATKNGGPVDIQRALNNGLLVDPHDQQAIADALLKLVSEKNLWHDCRRNGWKNIHLYSWPEHCRTYLTKVAACRMRHPQWKTDTPGDEVSAEVSSLNDSLKDVHDMSLRLSVDDKASLTGSLDPVASSSGEPDVQDQVKRVLSKIKKPETNSKEYEGVKLENVPSKYPILRRRHRLVVLILDCYDSNGLPEKKMAQLIQDIFKAVRLDTQNAKFTGFAISTAMPVSETMEFLKSAKIQVNEFDALICGSGSEVYYPGTYTAEDGKLFADPDYASHIAFHWGYEGLKKTIWKLMNPEGEQKSPCAEEDAKSSNAHCVAYFVKELSKAKKVDDLRQKLRMRGLRCHPMYCRNSTRMQVVPLLASRAQALRYLFVRWRLNVANMFVIVGETGDTDYEELIAGAHTTLIMKEVVTKGSEALLRTTDLRNDIVPSDSPLIASIKGEATPEEISEALKALSKASL; encoded by the exons ATGGAGCTTGGTCGAGATTCTGACACTGGTGGACAG GTCAAATATGTGGTAGAGCTTTCTAGGGCTCTTGCTAAGATGCCGGGAGTGTATAGAGTAGATCTTTTTACTCGACAAGTCTTATCACCTGAAGTTGATTGGAGCTATGGCGAGCCTACAGAAATGCTAACAACTGCTAGTGAAGATGCAGATGGAAATGATGTTGGAGAGAGCAGTGGGGCATACATTATAAGGATCCCTTTTGGTCCGCGTGATAAGTACCTTCATAAAGAATTATTATGGCCATATATTCAGGAATTTGTAGATGGTGCTCTGGCTCACATTCTTAACATGTCAAAAGTTCTCGGTGAACAAGTTGGTGGAGGCCAACCTGTGTGGCCATATGTTATCCATGGTCATTATGCTGATGCAGGGGACAGTGCTGCTCTTCTCTCAGGTGCTTTAAATGTCCCCATGGTTTTAACAGGACACTCTCTTGGGAGAAACAAACTTGAGCAGCTGCTTAAACAAGGACGACAATCAAAGGAAGACATCAATTCGATGTACAAGATTATGAGAAGAATTGAAGCAGAAGAACTTTCCCTTGATGTTGCAGAACTAGTTATCACTAGTACCCAGCAAGAGATTGAAGAGCAGTGGGGGCTTTATGATGGGTTTGATGTCAAGCTCGAAAAAATTTTACGTGCCCGTGCTAGACGAGGGGTAAACTGTCATGGTCGGTATATGCCAAGGATGGTG GTTATTCCTCCTGGCATGGACTTCAGCAGTGTTGTAGTTCAAGAAGATGCCTCTGAGGTTGATGGAGAACTTCCCACAGTTATTGGAGGTACTGATGGGTCATCTCCAAAAGCAATTCCAACAATATGGTCAGAA GTAATGAGGTTTCTTACAAATCCCCACAAGCCAATGATCTTGGCCTTATCTAGACCTGATCCAAAGAAGAACATTACCACTCTTTTGAAAGCCTTTGGAGAATGTCGTCCTTTACGAGAGCTTGCTAATCTT aCACTTATAATGGGGAACAGGGATGATATTGATGAAATGACTGGTGGGAATGCTAGTGTCCTCATAACAGTATTGAAACTCATTGATAAGTATGACCTCTATGGACTAGTTGCCTATCCAAAGCATCACAAACAGACTGATGTTCCTGATATTTATCGACTTGCAGCAAAAACGAAG GGAGTTTTCATAAATCCTGCTCTGGTTGAGCCTTTTGGACTTACGTTGATAGAG GCAGCAGCTCATGGCCTGCCAATGGTGGCAACCAAAAATGGTGGACCAGTTGACATCCAGCGG GCACTAAATAATGGCCTTCTTGTGGATCCCCATGATCAGCAAGCAATTGCTGATGCCCTGCTGAAGTTGGTATCGGAGAAAAACTTATGGCATGACTGTAGAAGGAATGGTTGGAAGAACATACATCTATACTCATGGCCAGAACACTGCCGTACCTACTTGACAAAGGTGGCAGCTTGTCGAATGAGACATCCTCAGTGGAAAACAGATACACCGGGGGATGAAGTCTCTGCTGAAGTGTCATCTTTAAATGACTCACTTAAAGACGTGCATGACATGTCCCTTAGGCTTTCAGTTGATGATAAAGCTTCTCTAACTGGATCTCTCGACCCTGTAGCTTCATCTTCTGGTGAGCCTGATGTGCAAGACCAAGTAAAACGAGTCCTAAGCAAGATAAAAAAGCCAGAAACAAACTCAAAAGAATATGAAGGAGTAAAGCTTGAAAATGTGCCAAGCAAGTATCCGATTTTGAGGAGGCGGCATAGATTGGTTGTTTTAATACTTGACTGCTATGACAGCAATGGGTTACCTGAGAAGAAAATGGCTCAACTTATACAAGACATATTTAAGGCTGTTCGGCTGGACACTCAAAATGCAAAATTCACAGGTTTTGCTATATCGACTGCTATGCCAGTCTCGGAAACAATGGAGTTCTTGAAATCAGCAAAGATTCAAGTAAATGAGTTTGATGCTCTGATCTGTGGCAGTGGCAGTGAAGTGTATTACCCTGGAACTTACACAGCAGAAGATGGAAAGCTTTTTGCTGATCCTGATTATGCCTCTCATATTGCCTTTCATTGGGGCTATGAGGGTCTAAAGAAGACAATTTGGAAGTTGATGAACCCTGAAGGTGAACAAAAATCTCCGTGTGCCGAGGAAGATGCGAAATCGAGCAATGCCCACTGTGTTGCATACTTTGTAAAGGAGCTGAGTAAG GCCAAGAAAGTTGATGATTTGAGGCAGAAGCTCAGGATGCGAGGTCTCCGTTGTCATCCGATGTATTGCAGGAACTCAACTAGAATGCAAGTTGTTCCTCTCCTTGCATCTCGAGCTCAGGCACTCAG GTACCTTTTTGTCCGTTGGAGACTgaatgttgcaaacatgtttgtCATTGTTGGCGAAACCGGAGACACCGATTACGAGGAGTTGATAGCTGGGGCTCATACGACATTGATCATGAAGGAAGTGGTGACAAAGGGTTCCGAGGCATTGCTCCGAACAACCGACTTGAGAAATGACATTGTCCCTTCTGACAGCCCCTTGATTGCCAGTATTAAAGGTGAAGCAACGCCagaagagatttctgaagctttAAAAGCATTATCTAAAGCAAGCCTCTGA
- the LOC108465223 gene encoding probable sucrose-phosphate synthase 3 isoform X1, with protein sequence MAGNEWINGYLEAILDSGAAAIEEQKPTVDLRERGHFNPTKYFVEEVVTGVDETDLHRTWIKVVATRNARERSSRLENMCWRIWHLTRKKKQLEWEELQRLAKRRWERELVRKDATEDLAEDLSEGEKGDTVSELIHAETPRVSFHINASSLELWSDDKKEKKLYIILISLHGLVRGENMELGRDSDTGGQVKYVVELSRALAKMPGVYRVDLFTRQVLSPEVDWSYGEPTEMLTTASEDADGNDVGESSGAYIIRIPFGPRDKYLHKELLWPYIQEFVDGALAHILNMSKVLGEQVGGGQPVWPYVIHGHYADAGDSAALLSGALNVPMVLTGHSLGRNKLEQLLKQGRQSKEDINSMYKIMRRIEAEELSLDVAELVITSTQQEIEEQWGLYDGFDVKLEKILRARARRGVNCHGRYMPRMVVIPPGMDFSSVVVQEDASEVDGELPTVIGGTDGSSPKAIPTIWSEVMRFLTNPHKPMILALSRPDPKKNITTLLKAFGECRPLRELANLTLIMGNRDDIDEMTGGNASVLITVLKLIDKYDLYGLVAYPKHHKQTDVPDIYRLAAKTKGVFINPALVEPFGLTLIEAAAHGLPMVATKNGGPVDIQRALNNGLLVDPHDQQAIADALLKLVSEKNLWHDCRRNGWKNIHLYSWPEHCRTYLTKVAACRMRHPQWKTDTPGDEVSAEVSSLNDSLKDVHDMSLRLSVDDKASLTGSLDPVASSSGEPDVQDQVKRVLSKIKKPETNSKEYEGVKLENVPSKYPILRRRHRLVVLILDCYDSNGLPEKKMAQLIQDIFKAVRLDTQNAKFTGFAISTAMPVSETMEFLKSAKIQVNEFDALICGSGSEVYYPGTYTAEDGKLFADPDYASHIAFHWGYEGLKKTIWKLMNPEGEQKSPCAEEDAKSSNAHCVAYFVKELSKAKKVDDLRQKLRMRGLRCHPMYCRNSTRMQVVPLLASRAQALRYLFVRWRLNVANMFVIVGETGDTDYEELIAGAHTTLIMKEVVTKGSEALLRTTDLRNDIVPSDSPLIASIKGEATPEEISEALKALSKASL encoded by the exons ATGGCAGGGAACGAGTGGATAAATGGGTACTTGGAGGCAATACTGGATAGTGGAGCAGCAGCTATCGAGGAACAAAAGCCAACGGTGGATTTGAGAGAAAGAGGTCATTTTAATCCCACAAAGTACTTTGTTGAAGAGGTGGTGACAGGTGTTGATGAAACCGATCTACATAGGACATGGATCAAGGTTGTCGCCACCCGGAATGCCAGAGAACGTAGTTCCAGGCTCGAGAACATGTGCTGGCGCATTTGGCACCTTACCCGTAAAAAGAAGCAG TTGGAATGGGAAGAACTGCAAAGATTGGCAAAGCGGAGGTGGGAACGTGAACTAGTGCGCAAGGATGCCACTGAGGACTTGGCCGAAGACCTGTCAGAAGGAGAGAAGGGAGACACTGTGAGCGAGTTGATACATGCTGAGACCCCAAGGGTATCTTTCCATATTAACGCTTCCAGCTTGGAACTGTGGTCAGATGACAAGAAGGAAAAAAAACTTTACATTATCCTTATCAG TTTGCATGGTTTGGTCCGAGGAGAAAACATGGAGCTTGGTCGAGATTCTGACACTGGTGGACAG GTCAAATATGTGGTAGAGCTTTCTAGGGCTCTTGCTAAGATGCCGGGAGTGTATAGAGTAGATCTTTTTACTCGACAAGTCTTATCACCTGAAGTTGATTGGAGCTATGGCGAGCCTACAGAAATGCTAACAACTGCTAGTGAAGATGCAGATGGAAATGATGTTGGAGAGAGCAGTGGGGCATACATTATAAGGATCCCTTTTGGTCCGCGTGATAAGTACCTTCATAAAGAATTATTATGGCCATATATTCAGGAATTTGTAGATGGTGCTCTGGCTCACATTCTTAACATGTCAAAAGTTCTCGGTGAACAAGTTGGTGGAGGCCAACCTGTGTGGCCATATGTTATCCATGGTCATTATGCTGATGCAGGGGACAGTGCTGCTCTTCTCTCAGGTGCTTTAAATGTCCCCATGGTTTTAACAGGACACTCTCTTGGGAGAAACAAACTTGAGCAGCTGCTTAAACAAGGACGACAATCAAAGGAAGACATCAATTCGATGTACAAGATTATGAGAAGAATTGAAGCAGAAGAACTTTCCCTTGATGTTGCAGAACTAGTTATCACTAGTACCCAGCAAGAGATTGAAGAGCAGTGGGGGCTTTATGATGGGTTTGATGTCAAGCTCGAAAAAATTTTACGTGCCCGTGCTAGACGAGGGGTAAACTGTCATGGTCGGTATATGCCAAGGATGGTG GTTATTCCTCCTGGCATGGACTTCAGCAGTGTTGTAGTTCAAGAAGATGCCTCTGAGGTTGATGGAGAACTTCCCACAGTTATTGGAGGTACTGATGGGTCATCTCCAAAAGCAATTCCAACAATATGGTCAGAA GTAATGAGGTTTCTTACAAATCCCCACAAGCCAATGATCTTGGCCTTATCTAGACCTGATCCAAAGAAGAACATTACCACTCTTTTGAAAGCCTTTGGAGAATGTCGTCCTTTACGAGAGCTTGCTAATCTT aCACTTATAATGGGGAACAGGGATGATATTGATGAAATGACTGGTGGGAATGCTAGTGTCCTCATAACAGTATTGAAACTCATTGATAAGTATGACCTCTATGGACTAGTTGCCTATCCAAAGCATCACAAACAGACTGATGTTCCTGATATTTATCGACTTGCAGCAAAAACGAAG GGAGTTTTCATAAATCCTGCTCTGGTTGAGCCTTTTGGACTTACGTTGATAGAG GCAGCAGCTCATGGCCTGCCAATGGTGGCAACCAAAAATGGTGGACCAGTTGACATCCAGCGG GCACTAAATAATGGCCTTCTTGTGGATCCCCATGATCAGCAAGCAATTGCTGATGCCCTGCTGAAGTTGGTATCGGAGAAAAACTTATGGCATGACTGTAGAAGGAATGGTTGGAAGAACATACATCTATACTCATGGCCAGAACACTGCCGTACCTACTTGACAAAGGTGGCAGCTTGTCGAATGAGACATCCTCAGTGGAAAACAGATACACCGGGGGATGAAGTCTCTGCTGAAGTGTCATCTTTAAATGACTCACTTAAAGACGTGCATGACATGTCCCTTAGGCTTTCAGTTGATGATAAAGCTTCTCTAACTGGATCTCTCGACCCTGTAGCTTCATCTTCTGGTGAGCCTGATGTGCAAGACCAAGTAAAACGAGTCCTAAGCAAGATAAAAAAGCCAGAAACAAACTCAAAAGAATATGAAGGAGTAAAGCTTGAAAATGTGCCAAGCAAGTATCCGATTTTGAGGAGGCGGCATAGATTGGTTGTTTTAATACTTGACTGCTATGACAGCAATGGGTTACCTGAGAAGAAAATGGCTCAACTTATACAAGACATATTTAAGGCTGTTCGGCTGGACACTCAAAATGCAAAATTCACAGGTTTTGCTATATCGACTGCTATGCCAGTCTCGGAAACAATGGAGTTCTTGAAATCAGCAAAGATTCAAGTAAATGAGTTTGATGCTCTGATCTGTGGCAGTGGCAGTGAAGTGTATTACCCTGGAACTTACACAGCAGAAGATGGAAAGCTTTTTGCTGATCCTGATTATGCCTCTCATATTGCCTTTCATTGGGGCTATGAGGGTCTAAAGAAGACAATTTGGAAGTTGATGAACCCTGAAGGTGAACAAAAATCTCCGTGTGCCGAGGAAGATGCGAAATCGAGCAATGCCCACTGTGTTGCATACTTTGTAAAGGAGCTGAGTAAG GCCAAGAAAGTTGATGATTTGAGGCAGAAGCTCAGGATGCGAGGTCTCCGTTGTCATCCGATGTATTGCAGGAACTCAACTAGAATGCAAGTTGTTCCTCTCCTTGCATCTCGAGCTCAGGCACTCAG GTACCTTTTTGTCCGTTGGAGACTgaatgttgcaaacatgtttgtCATTGTTGGCGAAACCGGAGACACCGATTACGAGGAGTTGATAGCTGGGGCTCATACGACATTGATCATGAAGGAAGTGGTGACAAAGGGTTCCGAGGCATTGCTCCGAACAACCGACTTGAGAAATGACATTGTCCCTTCTGACAGCCCCTTGATTGCCAGTATTAAAGGTGAAGCAACGCCagaagagatttctgaagctttAAAAGCATTATCTAAAGCAAGCCTCTGA
- the LOC108465223 gene encoding probable sucrose-phosphate synthase 3 isoform X2 yields the protein MDNSLEWEELQRLAKRRWERELVRKDATEDLAEDLSEGEKGDTVSELIHAETPRVSFHINASSLELWSDDKKEKKLYIILISLHGLVRGENMELGRDSDTGGQVKYVVELSRALAKMPGVYRVDLFTRQVLSPEVDWSYGEPTEMLTTASEDADGNDVGESSGAYIIRIPFGPRDKYLHKELLWPYIQEFVDGALAHILNMSKVLGEQVGGGQPVWPYVIHGHYADAGDSAALLSGALNVPMVLTGHSLGRNKLEQLLKQGRQSKEDINSMYKIMRRIEAEELSLDVAELVITSTQQEIEEQWGLYDGFDVKLEKILRARARRGVNCHGRYMPRMVVIPPGMDFSSVVVQEDASEVDGELPTVIGGTDGSSPKAIPTIWSEVMRFLTNPHKPMILALSRPDPKKNITTLLKAFGECRPLRELANLTLIMGNRDDIDEMTGGNASVLITVLKLIDKYDLYGLVAYPKHHKQTDVPDIYRLAAKTKGVFINPALVEPFGLTLIEAAAHGLPMVATKNGGPVDIQRALNNGLLVDPHDQQAIADALLKLVSEKNLWHDCRRNGWKNIHLYSWPEHCRTYLTKVAACRMRHPQWKTDTPGDEVSAEVSSLNDSLKDVHDMSLRLSVDDKASLTGSLDPVASSSGEPDVQDQVKRVLSKIKKPETNSKEYEGVKLENVPSKYPILRRRHRLVVLILDCYDSNGLPEKKMAQLIQDIFKAVRLDTQNAKFTGFAISTAMPVSETMEFLKSAKIQVNEFDALICGSGSEVYYPGTYTAEDGKLFADPDYASHIAFHWGYEGLKKTIWKLMNPEGEQKSPCAEEDAKSSNAHCVAYFVKELSKAKKVDDLRQKLRMRGLRCHPMYCRNSTRMQVVPLLASRAQALRYLFVRWRLNVANMFVIVGETGDTDYEELIAGAHTTLIMKEVVTKGSEALLRTTDLRNDIVPSDSPLIASIKGEATPEEISEALKALSKASL from the exons ATGGACAATTCT TTGGAATGGGAAGAACTGCAAAGATTGGCAAAGCGGAGGTGGGAACGTGAACTAGTGCGCAAGGATGCCACTGAGGACTTGGCCGAAGACCTGTCAGAAGGAGAGAAGGGAGACACTGTGAGCGAGTTGATACATGCTGAGACCCCAAGGGTATCTTTCCATATTAACGCTTCCAGCTTGGAACTGTGGTCAGATGACAAGAAGGAAAAAAAACTTTACATTATCCTTATCAG TTTGCATGGTTTGGTCCGAGGAGAAAACATGGAGCTTGGTCGAGATTCTGACACTGGTGGACAG GTCAAATATGTGGTAGAGCTTTCTAGGGCTCTTGCTAAGATGCCGGGAGTGTATAGAGTAGATCTTTTTACTCGACAAGTCTTATCACCTGAAGTTGATTGGAGCTATGGCGAGCCTACAGAAATGCTAACAACTGCTAGTGAAGATGCAGATGGAAATGATGTTGGAGAGAGCAGTGGGGCATACATTATAAGGATCCCTTTTGGTCCGCGTGATAAGTACCTTCATAAAGAATTATTATGGCCATATATTCAGGAATTTGTAGATGGTGCTCTGGCTCACATTCTTAACATGTCAAAAGTTCTCGGTGAACAAGTTGGTGGAGGCCAACCTGTGTGGCCATATGTTATCCATGGTCATTATGCTGATGCAGGGGACAGTGCTGCTCTTCTCTCAGGTGCTTTAAATGTCCCCATGGTTTTAACAGGACACTCTCTTGGGAGAAACAAACTTGAGCAGCTGCTTAAACAAGGACGACAATCAAAGGAAGACATCAATTCGATGTACAAGATTATGAGAAGAATTGAAGCAGAAGAACTTTCCCTTGATGTTGCAGAACTAGTTATCACTAGTACCCAGCAAGAGATTGAAGAGCAGTGGGGGCTTTATGATGGGTTTGATGTCAAGCTCGAAAAAATTTTACGTGCCCGTGCTAGACGAGGGGTAAACTGTCATGGTCGGTATATGCCAAGGATGGTG GTTATTCCTCCTGGCATGGACTTCAGCAGTGTTGTAGTTCAAGAAGATGCCTCTGAGGTTGATGGAGAACTTCCCACAGTTATTGGAGGTACTGATGGGTCATCTCCAAAAGCAATTCCAACAATATGGTCAGAA GTAATGAGGTTTCTTACAAATCCCCACAAGCCAATGATCTTGGCCTTATCTAGACCTGATCCAAAGAAGAACATTACCACTCTTTTGAAAGCCTTTGGAGAATGTCGTCCTTTACGAGAGCTTGCTAATCTT aCACTTATAATGGGGAACAGGGATGATATTGATGAAATGACTGGTGGGAATGCTAGTGTCCTCATAACAGTATTGAAACTCATTGATAAGTATGACCTCTATGGACTAGTTGCCTATCCAAAGCATCACAAACAGACTGATGTTCCTGATATTTATCGACTTGCAGCAAAAACGAAG GGAGTTTTCATAAATCCTGCTCTGGTTGAGCCTTTTGGACTTACGTTGATAGAG GCAGCAGCTCATGGCCTGCCAATGGTGGCAACCAAAAATGGTGGACCAGTTGACATCCAGCGG GCACTAAATAATGGCCTTCTTGTGGATCCCCATGATCAGCAAGCAATTGCTGATGCCCTGCTGAAGTTGGTATCGGAGAAAAACTTATGGCATGACTGTAGAAGGAATGGTTGGAAGAACATACATCTATACTCATGGCCAGAACACTGCCGTACCTACTTGACAAAGGTGGCAGCTTGTCGAATGAGACATCCTCAGTGGAAAACAGATACACCGGGGGATGAAGTCTCTGCTGAAGTGTCATCTTTAAATGACTCACTTAAAGACGTGCATGACATGTCCCTTAGGCTTTCAGTTGATGATAAAGCTTCTCTAACTGGATCTCTCGACCCTGTAGCTTCATCTTCTGGTGAGCCTGATGTGCAAGACCAAGTAAAACGAGTCCTAAGCAAGATAAAAAAGCCAGAAACAAACTCAAAAGAATATGAAGGAGTAAAGCTTGAAAATGTGCCAAGCAAGTATCCGATTTTGAGGAGGCGGCATAGATTGGTTGTTTTAATACTTGACTGCTATGACAGCAATGGGTTACCTGAGAAGAAAATGGCTCAACTTATACAAGACATATTTAAGGCTGTTCGGCTGGACACTCAAAATGCAAAATTCACAGGTTTTGCTATATCGACTGCTATGCCAGTCTCGGAAACAATGGAGTTCTTGAAATCAGCAAAGATTCAAGTAAATGAGTTTGATGCTCTGATCTGTGGCAGTGGCAGTGAAGTGTATTACCCTGGAACTTACACAGCAGAAGATGGAAAGCTTTTTGCTGATCCTGATTATGCCTCTCATATTGCCTTTCATTGGGGCTATGAGGGTCTAAAGAAGACAATTTGGAAGTTGATGAACCCTGAAGGTGAACAAAAATCTCCGTGTGCCGAGGAAGATGCGAAATCGAGCAATGCCCACTGTGTTGCATACTTTGTAAAGGAGCTGAGTAAG GCCAAGAAAGTTGATGATTTGAGGCAGAAGCTCAGGATGCGAGGTCTCCGTTGTCATCCGATGTATTGCAGGAACTCAACTAGAATGCAAGTTGTTCCTCTCCTTGCATCTCGAGCTCAGGCACTCAG GTACCTTTTTGTCCGTTGGAGACTgaatgttgcaaacatgtttgtCATTGTTGGCGAAACCGGAGACACCGATTACGAGGAGTTGATAGCTGGGGCTCATACGACATTGATCATGAAGGAAGTGGTGACAAAGGGTTCCGAGGCATTGCTCCGAACAACCGACTTGAGAAATGACATTGTCCCTTCTGACAGCCCCTTGATTGCCAGTATTAAAGGTGAAGCAACGCCagaagagatttctgaagctttAAAAGCATTATCTAAAGCAAGCCTCTGA